The Punica granatum isolate Tunisia-2019 chromosome 4, ASM765513v2, whole genome shotgun sequence genome has a window encoding:
- the LOC116205962 gene encoding SH3 domain-containing protein 1 isoform X2, producing MEAIKKQATKLREQVAKQQQAVLKQLGHFSGEAFMVDEAELQCYRQLQSLYESTRAAKHLQRNIVRNVEAFISLTSKQMEIVRKLADNCCKYGVENQNTGSALAKAALQFGSSHNSMEDEREILLGILHDQVSEPLKTMINGAPLEDARHLTRRYDKLRQEVEAQVDAERSYHQSILGILEKLYTEMMLEKQLSEPSSPTSMTTQTDADARSVPGDSKFGDSDYHEESDQHDTYYIAQVIHPFDAQADGELSLSVGDYVIVCQVAPTGWSEGECNGKAGWFPSAYIERQQKAPASKVLENPSLSDHSDAL from the exons ATGGAGGCGATCAAGAAGCAAGCCACCAAGCTCAGGGAGCAGGTCGCTAAGCAGCAGCAG GCAGTACTTAAACAGTTGGGACACTTTAGTGGTGAAGCTTTTATGGTGGATGAAGCTGAGCTGCAATGTTACCGCCAGCTTCAAAGTCTGTACGAGTCTACCCGAGCGGCAAAG CATCTTCAAAGGAATATCGTCCGCAATGTCGAAGCTTTCATATCATTAACCTCAAAGCAAATGGAAATAG TAAGAAAGCTAGCCGACAATTGCTGCAAATACGGGGTTGAGAATCAAAATACCGGTTCCGCTCTTGCAAAAGCCGCGCTCCAGTTTGGCAGCTCACATAATTCTATGGAAGATGAGAGGGAAATCCTGCTTGGGATCCTCCATGATCAG GTTTCAGAGCCACTAAAGACAATGATAAATGGAGCTCCTTTGGAGGATGCTCGTCATTTGACTCGGCGTTATGACAAACTCCGGCAGGAGGTGGAAGCACAG GTGGACGCCGAAAGGTCTTATCATCAAAGCATTCTTGGCATTCTAGAGAAGCTATATACTGAG ATGATGCTGGAGAAGCAACTAAGTGAACCTTCTTCACCAACTTCCATGACAACACAGACGGATGCGGATGCTCGCTCAGTACCAGGCGATTCAAAATTCGGTGACTCTGATTATCATGAGGAAAGTGATCAGCATGACACATACTACATCGCGCAA GTTATTCATCCATTTGATGCTCAAGCAGATGGGGAGCTAAGTCTCTCCGTCGGCGATTACGTAATTGTTTGCCAG GTGGCCCCAACTGGATGGTCGGAAGGCGAATGCAATGGAAAAGCTGGGTGGTTTCCTTCTGCTTATATTGAACGTCAGCAGAAAGCACCAGCGAGCAAGGTACTCGAGAACCCCTCACTCTCCGATCACAGTGATGCTTTGTGA
- the LOC116205962 gene encoding SH3 domain-containing protein 2 isoform X1: MEAIKKQATKLREQVAKQQQAVLKQLGHFSGEAFMVDEAELQCYRQLQSLYESTRAAKHLQRNIVRNVEAFISLTSKQMEIVRKLADNCCKYGVENQNTGSALAKAALQFGSSHNSMEDEREILLGILHDQVSEPLKTMINGAPLEDARHLTRRYDKLRQEVEAQAAEVMRRQSKSRDSALSSESAMKLKNAEGRLAELKSAMMALGREATDAMLSVEDQQQKITFQHIFKMVDAERSYHQSILGILEKLYTEMMLEKQLSEPSSPTSMTTQTDADARSVPGDSKFGDSDYHEESDQHDTYYIAQVIHPFDAQADGELSLSVGDYVIVCQVAPTGWSEGECNGKAGWFPSAYIERQQKAPASKVLENPSLSDHSDAL, encoded by the exons ATGGAGGCGATCAAGAAGCAAGCCACCAAGCTCAGGGAGCAGGTCGCTAAGCAGCAGCAG GCAGTACTTAAACAGTTGGGACACTTTAGTGGTGAAGCTTTTATGGTGGATGAAGCTGAGCTGCAATGTTACCGCCAGCTTCAAAGTCTGTACGAGTCTACCCGAGCGGCAAAG CATCTTCAAAGGAATATCGTCCGCAATGTCGAAGCTTTCATATCATTAACCTCAAAGCAAATGGAAATAG TAAGAAAGCTAGCCGACAATTGCTGCAAATACGGGGTTGAGAATCAAAATACCGGTTCCGCTCTTGCAAAAGCCGCGCTCCAGTTTGGCAGCTCACATAATTCTATGGAAGATGAGAGGGAAATCCTGCTTGGGATCCTCCATGATCAG GTTTCAGAGCCACTAAAGACAATGATAAATGGAGCTCCTTTGGAGGATGCTCGTCATTTGACTCGGCGTTATGACAAACTCCGGCAGGAGGTGGAAGCACAG GCGGCTGAAGTTATGAGGCGGCAATCAAAATCCAGGGATTCTGCTCTCTCTTCAGAAAGTGCTATGAAGCTTAAAAACGCCGAAGGTAGACTAGCTGAGCTTAAATCAGCTATGATGGCACTTGGTAGAGAGGCGACAGATGCCATGTTGTCTGTTGAAGATCAACAGCAGAAAATAACTTTCCagcatatttttaaaatg GTGGACGCCGAAAGGTCTTATCATCAAAGCATTCTTGGCATTCTAGAGAAGCTATATACTGAG ATGATGCTGGAGAAGCAACTAAGTGAACCTTCTTCACCAACTTCCATGACAACACAGACGGATGCGGATGCTCGCTCAGTACCAGGCGATTCAAAATTCGGTGACTCTGATTATCATGAGGAAAGTGATCAGCATGACACATACTACATCGCGCAA GTTATTCATCCATTTGATGCTCAAGCAGATGGGGAGCTAAGTCTCTCCGTCGGCGATTACGTAATTGTTTGCCAG GTGGCCCCAACTGGATGGTCGGAAGGCGAATGCAATGGAAAAGCTGGGTGGTTTCCTTCTGCTTATATTGAACGTCAGCAGAAAGCACCAGCGAGCAAGGTACTCGAGAACCCCTCACTCTCCGATCACAGTGATGCTTTGTGA